Genomic DNA from Phaeobacter porticola:
GTAGCCAAGTTCGGCGAACTGCTCCATCGGGATCTTGTCCACCGGGCTTTTGCATTCCTGAAGACAGAGCACATCTGGCCCTTCTTCTGCCAACAACTTGCAGACTATCGGCTCGCGCAAGCGGACAGAATTGATATTCCAGGTGGCAAGGGTAAACGACATCGCGCGTCTCTTTCTGAGTTGTTGATTCAGATGATCCGATCCCGGAGCGGACCAAAGCATCGGGGAAAACCCCCAGTTGGTGCGATAGTGCCTCCTCTTCCAAGGTGATACCAGTGTTCAAATCACGATGAAATCAGACAGCATTTGGTGGTCGAGACCGACCAGGTAAAAAAAGGCCGGGCACATGGCCCGGCAGTCCAACAGGGAGGAGCATGTCGTAACCCGGACATGCACGGGAACTCTCATCGACGCCAGCGCACCTGTCTCAAAGATCATATTCGCTGGGAGACAGGGCGATTCTGTGGCGCAGGGATGTCAGATTGCCAGTTTGTAGCCACCCGATTCAGTGACCAAGATTCGCGCGTTCGAGGGATCTGGTTCAATTTTCTGGCGGAGGCGATAAATATGCGTCTCCAGCGTGTGTGTCGTGACCCCAGCATTGTACCCCCAGACCTCATGCAGCAGCACGTCGCGCTGTACCACGCCTTCGTTGGAGCGGTAGAGGAATTTCAGGATATTGGTTTCCTTTTCCGTCAGCCGGATCTTGCGCTCATCCTCAGTCAGCAACAGCTTCATTGCAGGCTTGAACGTGTAAGGGCCAAGGGCAAAAACCGCGTCTTCGGATTGTTCATGCTGGCGTAGCTGGGCACGAATCCGGGCCAGAAGTACGGGGAATTTGAATGGCTTGGTGACATAATCATTCGCACCTGCATCCAGCCCCAGAATGGTATCCGCATCGCTATCGTGGCCTGTCAGCATCAGGATCGGCGCCTTGACCCCCTGCTTGCGCATCAGTCGGCACAGCTCGCGCCCATCGGTGTCCGGCAGCCCTACATCCAGAATGACCAGATCATACAGCGCTTCTTTGGCACGCTCCATTGCGTTCTGGCCGTTTTCGGCTTCGAATACATCGAAGTCTTCTGTCATAACCAACTGTTCGCTCAGGGCTTCGCGCAGGTCTTCGTCGTCATCGACGAGCAGAATTTTTTTCAGTTGGGCCATTACCTTGTCCTCCTGTGTTGCTCCTAACAGATGCGCAGTCAGGAACCGGATCACAAGATTTGCTGCACTGCTTTCACGCCGACGTGTCCCTGGGGAGGGATTTGTTTCACTTTCCGCAGAATTATGACTACTTAGAAAACGGCGGGGCCGCATTGTGGCATCGCCTTCTCAAAATCACCCGACAGGATCCCCGCATGAGCCTGATGCCCACGATGATCGACCTACTGGCCCGCGCGCGCGTAGATTTGCGGATGGGCCTGCCTGTGGTGCTCACGGCACCGGATTCGGCAGTGTTGGCGTTGGCTGTAGAACCGCTCGACAGTGCCCGCCTCAACAGCGTTCGCGCGCTTGGCCCCGTCTCCCTGACAGTAACGGCACGGCGTGCGGAAACGCTCAAAGCACGGATCTATGACGATGATATTGCTCGGATTGAACTCCCCTCTGATGCTCAATTAGATTGGGTTCAGGCCATCGCGGACCCATCAGATGATCTAAAAACACCGATGAAAGGGCCATTGCGCAGCCATCGCGATGGCGACGTGGCACTGCACCGGCTGGCCATCGCATTGGTGAAATCCGCGAGATTACTACCGGCTGCCGTTATTTGCCCGGTCGCGCATCCGGCGCAGTTTGCCAAAAGCCATGGTCTGACGGTGCTGCCGCTGGCTGCGGCAAATCCGCTTTTGATGGAAAGTTCGCCCCTGCATCCTGTCGCAGCTGCACGTCTGCCGATGGACGCAGCAGAGGCCGGTCGACTACATATTTACCGCCCAGAGGATGGTGCAGAAGAACATTATGCAATTGAGATCGGCAAACCTGACCGTAACGCGCCAGTGCTCGCCCGCCTCCACTCTGCCTGCTTTACCGGCGACGTCCTTGGATCTCTGAAATGCGATTGCGGCCCTCAGTTGCGCGCGGCCTTAGCCCAGATGGGGACTGAGGGCAGCGGTGTACTGCTCTACCTGAACCAAGAAGGTCGTGGCATTGGCCTGGCCAATAAGATGCGCGCCTATTCGCTTCAGGATCAGGGCTTCGACACTGTTGAGGCCAATCACCGCTTGGGATTTGAGGATGATGAACGCGACTTTCGACTTGGCTCTGCTATTCTCAAACAGCTTGGGTTTTCCTCGGTTCGGCTGCTGACAAACAACCCGAACAAGATCTCAATGATGGAGAAAACGGGCATCTCAGTGGCGGAACGGGTCCCCCTGAGAGTTGGTGAAACCGACTTTAACCGTGGGTACCTCGCAACCAAGGCGGCCAAATCTGGTCATCTGTTTTGAGCCAGACGATTCTGCATGACCTAACACCGGCTGATCTGTTGCTGACACCACGGGGTTTGCGCTTTGCGGGTCGGATCCTGCCCTGCTCCATCGGTCGTGGCGGCCTGAGTGCGACCAAAACCGAAGGTGATGGTCGCACACCTATCGGTCTGCACCGTATTGTGGGAATGCTCTATCGCCCCGACCGGTTGCCGCGCCCCAGCTCCTGGGCAGAGGTTATCGGCCCTCGCGATCTGTGGTCCGACGA
This window encodes:
- a CDS encoding response regulator transcription factor, which produces MAQLKKILLVDDDEDLREALSEQLVMTEDFDVFEAENGQNAMERAKEALYDLVILDVGLPDTDGRELCRLMRKQGVKAPILMLTGHDSDADTILGLDAGANDYVTKPFKFPVLLARIRAQLRQHEQSEDAVFALGPYTFKPAMKLLLTEDERKIRLTEKETNILKFLYRSNEGVVQRDVLLHEVWGYNAGVTTHTLETHIYRLRQKIEPDPSNARILVTESGGYKLAI
- the ribA gene encoding GTP cyclohydrolase II; its protein translation is MSLMPTMIDLLARARVDLRMGLPVVLTAPDSAVLALAVEPLDSARLNSVRALGPVSLTVTARRAETLKARIYDDDIARIELPSDAQLDWVQAIADPSDDLKTPMKGPLRSHRDGDVALHRLAIALVKSARLLPAAVICPVAHPAQFAKSHGLTVLPLAAANPLLMESSPLHPVAAARLPMDAAEAGRLHIYRPEDGAEEHYAIEIGKPDRNAPVLARLHSACFTGDVLGSLKCDCGPQLRAALAQMGTEGSGVLLYLNQEGRGIGLANKMRAYSLQDQGFDTVEANHRLGFEDDERDFRLGSAILKQLGFSSVRLLTNNPNKISMMEKTGISVAERVPLRVGETDFNRGYLATKAAKSGHLF